In Subdoligranulum variabile, the genomic stretch CGAACCGGCCGCCCAGCAATCCAAAGAGCTGGCCCCGGCCGCAATAGCGGTTGCAGTACGCCTTGCTGCCCGTTGTGATCGAGATGAGCAGCGGCAGAAAGAAGCAAGCCAGACCCAGCCAGGCAAACAGGATGTTGAAAAATCCCAGCACCAGGTAGAGCAGCGAAACGATCCACAGATAGTCGTACCAGTGTTTTTTCATGCTTCCACCTCCTGCAGCTGGATCACGCTGGCCGGACACTCCCGGACGCATTTCTCGCAGCCTACGCACTTGTCCGGATTCACCCGTGCAGTGATGCCGTGGAGTACCTGGATGGCGCCCAGCGGGCATACCTTGACACAACAGCCGCAGGCCACACAGTCCCGTTCTTCCACAACGGCCTTGCGGCGCTTCTTCCCTGGATTCATGGAAACCCTCCTTGCAGTTACTGCAAGGAGTATACCGGAAAAGAATCCGCTTTACCGTGATGAGGTCACCGAACGTTGTGAGGCAGATGCCTAATTAAATCTCTGGTTCCGAAAAAATCCTGAAACATTGCACCAGGAGTGATCAGCGCACACTTGTTCGCATGCATCTAGAAGGTAATCCGATTTTCACCTTACTTCATCTAAAAAAGAAAATATCTTGTGAAGAACCTGCATAGTATTGGCTAAAGAAACAGACGAACGTAGGGCACGAAGAAACGGAGTCCAATTATGAATGTACAGTATGTTACGGTTGTGTTC encodes the following:
- a CDS encoding ATP-binding protein, with translation MNPGKKRRKAVVEERDCVACGCCVKVCPLGAIQVLHGITARVNPDKCVGCEKCVRECPASVIQLQEVEA